From a region of the Paenibacillus sp. R14(2021) genome:
- the rplD gene encoding 50S ribosomal protein L4 has translation MPKVALYSVNGSQVGEVELSESVFGIEPNVHVLHSAVLLQQASERRGTHKTKGRSEVRGGGRKPWKQKGTGRARQGSIRSPQWVGGGTVFGPTPRSYSFKLPKKVRRLAIKSALSSKVVDNEIIVLDQLAFAQPKTKEFAAILNNLKVARKALIVTANYEDNVALSARNLPNVKFVAADGINVLDVMKYDKLIITKEAVEKVQEVLA, from the coding sequence ATGCCGAAAGTAGCTCTTTATAGCGTGAACGGCTCACAGGTGGGTGAAGTTGAATTGTCCGAATCCGTATTCGGAATTGAACCTAACGTTCACGTACTGCACAGCGCAGTTTTGCTTCAGCAAGCTTCTGAACGCAGAGGCACGCATAAAACAAAAGGTCGCTCCGAAGTACGCGGCGGTGGTCGTAAACCTTGGAAACAAAAAGGTACAGGCCGCGCACGTCAAGGTAGCATTCGCTCCCCGCAATGGGTAGGCGGCGGTACGGTTTTTGGACCAACACCTCGCAGCTATAGCTTCAAACTTCCTAAGAAAGTTCGTCGTTTGGCGATCAAATCTGCACTGTCTTCTAAAGTGGTTGATAATGAGATTATCGTTCTTGATCAACTGGCGTTCGCGCAACCGAAGACAAAAGAATTCGCAGCGATTCTGAACAACCTGAAAGTGGCTCGCAAAGCACTGATCGTTACAGCGAACTATGAAGATAATGTAGCACTCTCAGCTCGTAACCTTCCTAACGTGAAGTTCGTTGCAGCCGATGGCATCAATGTTCTCGATGTTATGAAATACGACAAGCTGATTATCACGAAAGAAGCAGTTGAAAAAGTACAGGAGGTGCTTGCGTAA
- the rplC gene encoding 50S ribosomal protein L3 — protein MKGILGKKLGMTQVFTAEGNVVPVTVIEAGPCVVLQKKDQENDGYVSIQVGFSDKKESRAIKPEIGHAKKAETAPKRYIREFRGITIGEYEVGQELKADLFTAGEFVDVTATSKGKGFTGTIQRWNQSRGPMAHGSRYHRGPGSMGSIQANRVPKGKHLPGHMGNETVTIQNLEIVRVDVERNVLLVKGSIPGPKNSFVKVKSTVKK, from the coding sequence ATGAAAGGTATCTTAGGTAAAAAACTAGGGATGACGCAAGTGTTTACTGCTGAAGGTAACGTAGTACCGGTAACGGTCATCGAAGCAGGTCCTTGTGTTGTTTTGCAGAAGAAAGACCAAGAGAATGATGGATATGTATCCATTCAAGTGGGTTTCTCTGATAAGAAAGAAAGCAGAGCGATTAAACCGGAAATCGGCCACGCAAAAAAAGCCGAAACGGCTCCTAAGCGCTACATTCGTGAATTCCGCGGCATTACGATCGGGGAATATGAAGTTGGCCAAGAGCTTAAGGCTGACCTATTCACAGCTGGCGAATTCGTTGACGTAACTGCAACATCGAAAGGTAAGGGTTTCACAGGTACGATTCAACGTTGGAACCAAAGCCGCGGTCCTATGGCGCACGGCTCGCGTTACCACCGTGGACCAGGTTCGATGGGTTCCATCCAAGCGAACCGCGTACCGAAAGGTAAACACCTTCCAGGACATATGGGTAACGAAACCGTTACGATTCAAAACCTTGAAATCGTACGCGTTGATGTAGAACGTAATGTACTGCTCGTTAAAGGCTCCATCCCAGGTCCTAAAAATAGCTTTGTTAAAGTTAAATCTACGGTGAAGAAATAA
- the rpsJ gene encoding 30S ribosomal protein S10, with protein MAKQKIRIRLKAYDHRILDQSAEKIVETAKRSGAGVSGPIPLPTEKQIITILRAVHKYKDSREQFEMRTHKRLIDIVNPTPQTVDALMRLDLPSGVDIEIKL; from the coding sequence ATGGCTAAGCAAAAGATTCGTATTCGCTTGAAAGCATACGATCATAGAATTCTGGATCAATCCGCAGAGAAAATTGTTGAAACTGCGAAACGTTCCGGTGCAGGCGTGTCTGGGCCGATTCCGCTTCCAACTGAGAAGCAAATCATCACCATTCTGCGTGCGGTACACAAGTACAAGGATTCTAGGGAACAATTCGAAATGCGCACACACAAGCGCTTGATCGACATTGTTAACCCAACGCCGCAAACGGTTGATGCATTGATGCGTCTTGACCTGCCATCCGGTGTAGATATCGAAATCAAATTGTAG
- the tuf gene encoding elongation factor Tu, which yields MAKAKFERNKPHVNIGTIGHVDHGKTTLTAAITTVLSKRYGGAAVAFDQIDKAPEERERGITISTAHVEYETPNRHYAHVDCPGHADYVKNMITGAAQMDGAILVVSAADGPMPQTREHILLSRQVGVPYIVVFLNKCDMVEDDELLELVEMEVRDLLSEYEFPGDDTPIIRGAAREALQNPEGAWADKIIELFEQVDTYIPTPQRDTDKPFLMPVEDVFTITGRGTVATGRVERGVVKVSDEIEIIGIAEETRKCVVTGVEMFRKLLDSAQAGDNIGALLRGVDRKDIERGQVLAKPGSVKPHTNFTAQIYVLTKEEGGRHKPFFTGYRPQFYFRTTDVTGIISLPEGTEMVMPGDNITVTVELIAPIALEDGTRFAIREGGRTVGAGAVASIQK from the coding sequence ATGGCTAAGGCTAAATTTGAACGTAATAAACCGCACGTTAACATTGGTACAATCGGTCACGTCGACCATGGTAAAACAACGTTGACTGCTGCTATCACAACTGTACTTTCCAAAAGATATGGTGGCGCTGCTGTAGCGTTTGACCAAATCGACAAAGCACCAGAAGAGCGCGAGCGCGGTATCACAATCTCCACTGCTCACGTTGAGTACGAAACTCCTAACCGCCACTACGCACACGTTGACTGCCCAGGTCACGCCGACTATGTTAAAAACATGATCACTGGTGCTGCACAAATGGACGGAGCAATCCTGGTTGTATCCGCAGCTGACGGCCCAATGCCGCAAACGCGTGAGCACATCCTGCTTTCCCGCCAAGTAGGTGTACCTTACATCGTCGTGTTCCTGAACAAATGCGACATGGTTGAAGATGATGAATTGCTTGAACTCGTTGAGATGGAAGTTCGTGACCTTCTTAGTGAATATGAATTCCCAGGCGACGACACGCCAATCATCCGTGGTGCAGCTCGTGAAGCGCTGCAAAACCCAGAGGGTGCATGGGCTGACAAAATCATCGAATTGTTCGAACAAGTTGATACGTACATCCCGACTCCACAACGTGATACTGACAAACCGTTCCTTATGCCAGTTGAGGACGTGTTCACAATCACAGGTCGTGGTACAGTTGCTACAGGACGCGTTGAGCGCGGCGTAGTTAAAGTATCTGACGAGATCGAAATCATCGGTATCGCTGAAGAAACTCGCAAATGCGTAGTAACAGGCGTTGAGATGTTCCGTAAATTGCTTGATTCCGCACAAGCGGGCGACAATATAGGCGCATTGCTTCGTGGTGTTGACCGTAAAGACATTGAGCGTGGTCAAGTTCTGGCTAAGCCAGGTTCCGTTAAACCACACACAAACTTTACAGCTCAAATCTACGTACTGACTAAAGAAGAGGGCGGACGTCACAAGCCATTCTTCACAGGTTATCGTCCACAGTTCTACTTCCGTACAACTGACGTAACGGGTATCATTTCCCTGCCAGAAGGCACAGAAATGGTTATGCCTGGCGATAACATCACAGTAACGGTTGAGCTGATCGCTCCAATCGCACTGGAAGACGGTACTCGCTTCGCTATCCGCGAAGGCGGTCGTACAGTTGGTGCCGGTGCAGTAGCATCCATCCAAAAATAA
- the fusA gene encoding elongation factor G has protein sequence MAREFSLKNTRNIGIMAHIDAGKTTTTERILFYTGRTHKIGEVHEGAATMDWMEQEQERGITITSAATTAQWNGHRINIIDTPGHVDFTVEVERSLRVLDGAVGVFSAKEGVEPQSETVWRQADRYGVPRIAYVNKMDIIGADFLNVVRDMRLRLNANAVAIQLPIGAENDFVGVIDLVERVAYKYKDDLGKDPEKIEIPAEYKDQVEELRLEMIEKVAELDEELTMKYLEGEEITVAEIKSVLRKGVCDVKIFPVIVGSSYRNKGVQLMLDAVVDYLPAPIDVPDIKGHLEDGTETIRKSADDQPFAALAFKIMTDPYVGKLTFFRVYSGVLSSGSYVVNATKGKRERIGRILQMHANSRQEISEVYSGDIAAAVGLKDTTTGDTLCDEKNPVILESMNFPEPVIQLAVEPKTKADQDKMGIALQKLSEEDPTFRAHTDEETGQTIIAGMGELHLEILVDRMLREFKVETNVGKPQVAYRETFKTAAKVEGKFVRQSGGRGQFGHCWVEFSPLEPGSGFVFENKTVGGSIPREFIAPIQAGIEESMKNGVVAGFPVVDIKAVVVDGSYHDVDSSEMAFKIAGSMALKAAKEKCSPILLEPIMKVEVSVPEEYMGDVMGMLSSRRGRIEGSDTRHGALIVRAKVPLAEMFGYSTTLRSGTQGRGVFSMELSHYEEVPRSISEEIISKSKGAAQ, from the coding sequence ATGGCAAGAGAGTTCTCCTTGAAAAATACGCGTAATATCGGGATCATGGCGCATATTGACGCAGGTAAAACAACCACAACGGAGCGGATCCTGTTTTATACAGGCCGTACCCACAAAATCGGCGAGGTGCACGAAGGTGCAGCAACGATGGACTGGATGGAGCAGGAACAAGAGCGCGGAATCACGATTACGTCCGCTGCAACGACTGCTCAATGGAATGGTCACCGCATCAATATTATCGACACCCCGGGACACGTTGACTTCACAGTAGAAGTTGAGCGTTCCCTTCGCGTATTGGACGGGGCCGTTGGTGTTTTCAGTGCAAAGGAAGGCGTTGAACCGCAATCCGAAACAGTTTGGCGTCAAGCTGACCGTTACGGAGTACCGCGGATCGCCTACGTCAACAAAATGGATATTATCGGCGCAGACTTCCTTAACGTAGTTAGAGATATGCGCTTGCGTCTTAACGCAAATGCTGTAGCTATTCAATTGCCGATCGGTGCAGAGAACGACTTCGTAGGCGTAATCGACTTGGTTGAACGAGTTGCTTACAAATACAAAGACGATCTTGGTAAGGATCCGGAGAAAATTGAAATCCCTGCAGAATACAAGGACCAAGTTGAAGAACTCCGCTTGGAAATGATCGAGAAAGTTGCTGAGCTTGATGAAGAGCTCACAATGAAATATCTCGAAGGCGAAGAAATCACTGTTGCTGAGATTAAATCCGTACTTCGCAAAGGTGTTTGCGATGTTAAGATCTTCCCAGTTATCGTTGGTTCTTCGTACCGTAACAAAGGCGTTCAGCTGATGCTTGATGCAGTTGTCGACTACTTGCCGGCACCGATCGATGTTCCTGACATCAAGGGTCACCTTGAAGATGGTACGGAGACGATTCGCAAGTCTGCTGATGACCAGCCTTTCGCAGCACTGGCGTTCAAAATCATGACTGATCCTTACGTAGGTAAACTGACGTTCTTCCGCGTATATTCCGGCGTTCTTAGCTCCGGTTCGTACGTTGTGAATGCAACGAAAGGCAAACGCGAACGGATCGGCCGTATCCTTCAAATGCATGCAAACAGCCGTCAAGAAATCAGCGAAGTTTACTCCGGTGACATCGCAGCTGCGGTAGGCTTGAAAGATACAACAACTGGTGATACGCTATGCGATGAGAAGAACCCGGTTATCCTTGAGTCGATGAACTTCCCTGAGCCGGTTATCCAGCTCGCGGTTGAGCCTAAGACAAAAGCTGACCAAGACAAAATGGGTATCGCTCTTCAAAAGCTATCTGAGGAAGATCCTACGTTCCGTGCACATACGGACGAAGAGACTGGCCAAACGATTATCGCTGGTATGGGTGAGCTTCACCTTGAAATCCTTGTTGATCGTATGCTTCGTGAATTTAAAGTCGAAACTAACGTTGGTAAACCGCAAGTTGCTTACCGTGAAACGTTCAAAACGGCTGCGAAGGTCGAAGGTAAGTTCGTTCGTCAATCCGGCGGACGCGGTCAATTCGGACATTGCTGGGTTGAATTCTCCCCGCTTGAGCCAGGCTCAGGCTTTGTATTCGAGAACAAAACAGTGGGTGGTTCCATTCCACGTGAGTTCATTGCTCCAATTCAAGCAGGTATCGAAGAGTCGATGAAGAATGGTGTCGTTGCCGGCTTCCCGGTAGTAGATATCAAAGCAGTCGTAGTCGACGGTTCCTACCATGACGTTGACTCCTCGGAGATGGCGTTCAAAATTGCTGGTTCGATGGCGCTTAAAGCAGCGAAAGAGAAATGTAGTCCGATTCTGCTTGAGCCTATCATGAAAGTAGAAGTTAGCGTTCCTGAAGAGTACATGGGCGATGTTATGGGTATGTTGAGCTCCCGCCGTGGACGTATCGAAGGTTCGGACACACGCCATGGTGCGTTGATCGTTCGTGCTAAGGTGCCTCTGGCTGAGATGTTCGGTTACTCGACGACACTTCGGTCCGGTACGCAAGGACGCGGCGTGTTCTCCATGGAGCTTTCGCACTATGAAGAAGTACCACGTTCGATCTCGGAAGAGATTATCTCCAAATCCAAAGGCGCTGCACAATAA
- the rpsG gene encoding 30S ribosomal protein S7, producing the protein MPRKGPVTKRDVLPDPMYSSKLVTRLINRIMVDGKRGVAATILYDAFKLINERTGKDPMEVFEVAIKNIMPVLEVKARRVGGSNYQVPIEVKPERRTALGLRWLVNYSRNRGEKTMEERLAAEIIDASNNTGSSVKKREDTHKMAEANKAFAHYRW; encoded by the coding sequence ATGCCACGTAAAGGTCCAGTAACAAAACGTGATGTTTTGCCAGATCCGATGTACAGCAGCAAGCTTGTAACTCGTTTGATCAACCGTATTATGGTTGACGGCAAACGCGGTGTAGCGGCTACAATTTTGTATGATGCGTTCAAGCTTATCAATGAGCGTACAGGCAAAGACCCGATGGAAGTTTTTGAAGTAGCAATTAAGAACATCATGCCAGTACTTGAAGTTAAAGCACGCCGTGTCGGCGGTTCGAACTATCAAGTGCCGATCGAAGTTAAACCAGAGCGTCGTACAGCGCTTGGTCTCCGTTGGCTCGTGAACTACTCACGTAACCGCGGTGAGAAAACGATGGAGGAGCGTCTAGCTGCCGAAATCATCGATGCTTCGAACAACACAGGTTCATCCGTTAAAAAACGCGAAGATACACACAAGATGGCTGAAGCGAATAAAGCGTTCGCTCACTATCGTTGGTAG
- the rpsL gene encoding 30S ribosomal protein S12: MPTINQLVRKGREAKIVKSKSPALQRGFNALRREETNLSSPQKRGVCTRVGTMTPKKPNSALRKYARVRLTNRVEVTAYIGGIGHNLQEHSVVLVRGGRVKDLPGVRYHIVRGALDTAGVNNRKQARSKYGTKRPKVKK; encoded by the coding sequence ATGCCAACAATTAACCAACTGGTCCGTAAAGGCCGTGAAGCGAAAATCGTTAAATCGAAATCGCCAGCGTTGCAAAGAGGATTCAATGCACTTAGACGTGAAGAAACAAACCTGAGCTCACCACAAAAACGCGGGGTTTGCACACGTGTAGGCACGATGACACCGAAAAAACCGAACTCCGCATTGCGGAAATATGCGCGTGTACGTTTGACGAACCGCGTAGAGGTTACGGCTTATATCGGAGGTATTGGACACAACCTTCAAGAGCATAGCGTAGTATTGGTTCGCGGCGGCCGGGTAAAAGATCTTCCGGGTGTTCGTTACCATATCGTGCGCGGTGCGCTTGATACTGCGGGTGTTAACAACCGTAAACAAGCTCGTTCCAAATACGGAACTAAACGTCCTAAAGTTAAAAAATAA
- a CDS encoding ribosomal L7Ae/L30e/S12e/Gadd45 family protein: protein MRFIIGSKQTTKLVEQGKATQVYVAQDADPRLKDNIVRLCETASVPIIWSDSMKSLGETCGIEVGAAMAAVITEIE from the coding sequence ATGCGATTTATTATAGGTAGTAAACAAACGACGAAGTTGGTGGAGCAAGGCAAGGCCACCCAAGTCTATGTTGCGCAAGATGCAGATCCGCGGCTGAAGGACAATATTGTTCGGCTTTGCGAGACAGCAAGTGTGCCTATTATCTGGTCGGATTCAATGAAAAGCCTTGGGGAAACCTGCGGAATTGAAGTTGGCGCAGCGATGGCAGCGGTTATAACGGAAATCGAATAG
- the rpoC gene encoding DNA-directed RNA polymerase subunit beta', whose translation MLDVNNFEYMKIGLASPDKIRSWSRGEVKKPETINYRTLKPEKEGLFCEKIFGPTKDWECHCGKYKRVRYKGVVCDRCGVEVTRAKVRRERMGHIELAAPVSHIWYFKGIPSRMGLALDMSPRSLEEIIYFASYVVTDPGDTPLEKKQLLSEKEYRSYREKYGYGFQAGMGAEAVKKLLQDIDVERELETLKEDLRTAQGQRRNRAIKRLEVIEAFRNSGNMPEWMILDVLPVIPPELRPMVQLDGGRFATSDLNDLYRRVINRNNRLKRLLDLGAPDIIVQNEKRMLQEAVDALIDNGRRGRPVTGPGNRPLKSLSHMLKGKQGRFRQNLLGKRVDYSGRSVIVVGPSLKMFQCGLPKEMALELFKPFVMKELVNKGLAHNIKSAKRKVERVSPEVWDVLEEVIKEHPVLLNRAPTLHRLGIQAFEPILVEGRAIKLHPLVCTAYNADFDGDQMAVHVPLSAEAQAEARLLMLASGNILNPKDGKPVVTPSQDMVLGSFYLTMDNKDGQGNGSVFATVNEAISAYQRGIVSLHARIFIPVKVLKKTSFTDAQQKALISTTVGKVIFNEIFPPDFPYINEPTKVNLLQGTPDKYFVHEKGADLIEFMNGIAQIGGVGKEYLGLIIAECFRQYHTTRTSIMLDHIKQLGFTYSTRAGITVAVSDVIVPKEKQEILRESEDKVKVVSNQYRRGLITNEERYDRVIEIWSKTKDQITEILMKSMDRYNSIMLMVDSKARGNKSQITQLGGMRGLMANPSGRIIELPIKSNFREGLTVLEYFISTHGARKGLADTALRTADSGYLTRRLVDVAQDVIVREDDCGTDKGFRVSRIQDGKEVIEDLYDRIEGRYSFETVRNPQSGEVILHRNQLIDSNKAEEVIAAGVESLQIRSVLSCRARHGVCKICYGRNLATGKFVEIGEAVGIIAAQSIGEPGTQLTMRTFHTGGVAGDDITQGLPRIQELFEARNPKGQAIISEIDGVIKDIRETKDRREIEVQGEAESKTYAVTYGSRIRVVKGKQIEAGDELTDGSIDPKDMLRIKGIRGVQNYILQEVQRVYRNQGVEINDKHIEVMVKQMLRKIRIIEAGDTALLPGAFVDIHEYEAANREAILSGKEPAVAKPVLLGITKASLETDSFLSAASFQETTRVLTDAAIKGKVDQLLGLKENVIIGKLIPAGTGMQRYRSVHVAGMDDEVVEEQLEAETVSVES comes from the coding sequence TTGTTGGACGTGAACAACTTCGAGTATATGAAGATTGGATTGGCATCGCCGGATAAAATCCGATCGTGGTCCCGCGGAGAAGTGAAGAAACCGGAGACGATCAACTACAGGACGTTGAAACCGGAGAAAGAAGGTCTTTTCTGCGAAAAGATCTTTGGACCTACGAAAGATTGGGAATGCCATTGCGGTAAATACAAACGCGTTCGTTATAAAGGCGTTGTCTGCGACCGCTGCGGCGTTGAAGTAACGCGTGCAAAAGTACGTCGTGAACGGATGGGCCACATTGAGCTGGCAGCTCCGGTTTCGCATATTTGGTACTTCAAAGGGATTCCTAGCCGTATGGGCCTTGCGCTCGATATGTCGCCTCGTTCCCTAGAAGAGATCATCTATTTTGCATCTTATGTAGTAACGGATCCAGGGGATACGCCGCTTGAGAAGAAGCAGCTGCTCTCCGAGAAGGAATACCGCAGCTACCGTGAGAAGTACGGCTATGGCTTCCAAGCCGGCATGGGTGCTGAAGCAGTCAAGAAGCTTCTTCAAGATATCGATGTTGAACGTGAGCTGGAAACGCTGAAGGAAGACCTGCGTACGGCACAAGGCCAACGTCGTAACCGTGCGATAAAGCGTCTTGAAGTTATCGAAGCTTTCCGCAACTCCGGCAACATGCCGGAATGGATGATTCTCGATGTGCTTCCGGTCATTCCGCCTGAGCTTCGTCCGATGGTGCAGCTTGACGGCGGACGTTTTGCGACGTCTGACTTAAATGACTTGTACCGCCGTGTAATTAATCGCAACAATCGTCTGAAACGTCTGCTCGATCTCGGTGCTCCCGACATCATCGTGCAGAACGAGAAGCGTATGCTTCAAGAAGCGGTTGATGCGCTTATCGATAACGGCCGCCGCGGCCGCCCTGTAACGGGCCCGGGTAACCGTCCGCTTAAATCGCTCAGCCATATGCTTAAAGGTAAGCAAGGTCGCTTCCGTCAGAACTTGCTCGGTAAACGGGTTGACTACTCTGGTCGTTCCGTAATCGTTGTTGGTCCTAGCTTGAAGATGTTCCAATGCGGTCTGCCGAAAGAGATGGCGCTTGAGCTCTTTAAGCCATTTGTTATGAAAGAATTGGTTAATAAAGGTCTTGCGCACAACATTAAGAGCGCTAAGCGCAAAGTAGAGCGTGTCAGCCCTGAAGTATGGGATGTTCTTGAAGAAGTCATCAAGGAACACCCCGTTCTTCTCAATCGTGCCCCGACCCTTCACCGTTTGGGTATCCAAGCGTTCGAACCGATCTTGGTTGAAGGCCGTGCGATCAAGCTGCATCCGCTCGTTTGTACCGCCTACAATGCCGACTTTGACGGTGACCAAATGGCTGTTCACGTACCGCTGTCTGCGGAAGCGCAAGCTGAAGCTCGCCTGCTGATGCTGGCATCGGGTAACATTTTGAACCCGAAAGACGGCAAGCCGGTTGTAACGCCTTCGCAGGATATGGTACTCGGCAGCTTCTATCTGACGATGGACAATAAAGACGGTCAAGGCAACGGATCCGTATTTGCGACGGTGAACGAAGCGATTTCGGCATATCAACGTGGTATTGTATCCCTGCATGCTCGGATCTTCATCCCCGTTAAAGTGCTGAAGAAAACATCTTTCACGGATGCACAACAGAAAGCTCTGATTTCGACAACGGTGGGTAAAGTTATTTTCAATGAGATCTTCCCGCCTGATTTCCCGTATATCAACGAACCGACTAAAGTGAACTTACTTCAAGGTACGCCGGACAAATACTTTGTCCATGAGAAAGGCGCGGATCTGATTGAGTTCATGAACGGGATCGCACAAATCGGAGGAGTCGGCAAAGAGTATCTTGGCTTGATCATTGCGGAATGCTTCCGTCAATACCATACAACTCGTACATCCATTATGCTTGATCATATCAAGCAGCTTGGTTTTACGTACTCGACTCGTGCGGGTATTACGGTTGCGGTATCTGACGTTATCGTACCGAAAGAGAAACAAGAGATTCTAAGGGAATCTGAAGATAAAGTTAAAGTCGTCTCGAATCAATACCGTCGCGGTTTGATTACGAACGAAGAACGATACGATCGTGTCATCGAGATCTGGAGCAAGACTAAAGACCAGATTACCGAAATTCTCATGAAATCGATGGATCGTTACAACTCCATCATGCTCATGGTGGACTCCAAAGCGCGGGGTAACAAATCTCAAATCACGCAGCTTGGCGGTATGCGCGGACTGATGGCCAATCCATCCGGACGTATTATCGAGTTGCCGATCAAATCGAACTTCCGTGAAGGCCTCACAGTCCTCGAGTACTTTATCTCGACGCACGGTGCGCGTAAAGGTCTTGCCGATACAGCGCTGCGGACAGCTGACTCGGGTTATCTGACCCGTCGTTTGGTTGACGTTGCGCAAGACGTTATCGTGCGCGAAGATGATTGCGGAACAGACAAGGGCTTCAGAGTTAGCAGAATTCAAGACGGTAAAGAGGTCATCGAAGACCTGTACGATCGTATTGAAGGCCGTTACTCCTTCGAAACCGTCCGTAACCCGCAATCTGGTGAAGTTATTCTTCACCGGAACCAACTGATCGACTCGAACAAAGCTGAGGAAGTCATTGCAGCTGGCGTAGAGAGTCTGCAAATTCGTTCCGTACTGAGTTGCCGCGCTCGTCATGGCGTCTGCAAAATCTGTTATGGACGTAACCTGGCAACAGGTAAATTCGTTGAGATCGGTGAAGCAGTAGGCATCATCGCTGCGCAATCGATCGGTGAGCCGGGAACACAGCTTACTATGCGTACATTCCATACCGGCGGTGTTGCCGGAGACGATATCACGCAAGGTTTGCCGCGTATTCAAGAGCTCTTCGAAGCACGTAACCCGAAAGGTCAAGCGATCATTTCCGAAATCGACGGGGTTATTAAAGACATCCGCGAAACGAAGGATCGCCGTGAAATCGAAGTGCAGGGCGAAGCCGAGTCCAAAACGTATGCAGTTACGTACGGATCACGTATCCGCGTAGTCAAAGGCAAGCAAATAGAGGCTGGCGACGAGCTGACAGACGGCTCCATCGATCCGAAAGATATGCTTCGGATCAAAGGGATCCGCGGCGTGCAGAACTATATCCTTCAGGAAGTTCAGCGCGTTTACCGGAACCAAGGGGTAGAAATCAACGATAAGCATATTGAAGTAATGGTCAAACAAATGCTTCGTAAAATCCGGATCATCGAAGCAGGGGATACTGCGCTTCTGCCGGGTGCATTCGTTGATATTCATGAATACGAAGCGGCTAACCGCGAGGCGATTCTGTCTGGTAAAGAGCCTGCAGTTGCCAAGCCGGTTTTGCTTGGTATTACGAAAGCGTCGCTTGAGACGGATTCCTTCCTGTCCGCGGCATCGTTCCAAGAAACGACACGTGTCTTGACTGACGCTGCAATCAAAGGAAAAGTCGACCAATTGCTAGGTCTGAAAGAGAATGTTATCATCGGTAAGCTGATTCCGGCAGGAACGGGCATGCAGCGCTATAGAAGCGTGCACGTAGCTGGAATGGACGATGAAGTGGTTGAAGAACAGCTGGAAGCCGAAACGGTTTCTGTAGAATCCTAA